The Triticum urartu cultivar G1812 chromosome 6, Tu2.1, whole genome shotgun sequence genome includes the window TTACCAAAGTCAACTTTGTAAGCCTGTCCAAGCTAAGAAAATTAGATCTTGTTTTCAACAACTTCACTGGCACAATTCCAGAAAGCATATACTCCTGCAGCAAGCTGACTGCACTAAGGCTATCTTACAATCATTTCCATGGCCAATTGTCAGAAAAGATAGGCAATCTGAAGTCTCTCCGCTTTCTATCACTTGTTAACCTCTCCCTTACAAATATCACGAGAACACTTAAGATCCTTGAGAGTTCCAGGAGCCTCACCACCCTTTTTATTGGGTTCAACTTCCTGCATGAGACCATGCCAGAGGATGGCATCATTGATGGTTTTGAGAATCTTCAAGTTCTTTCTATGAGTTATTGTTCAATGTCTGGAACAATACCTGATTGGTTATCAAAGGTCACAAATTTGGGGATGTTATTTTTGCAAGGCAATCAACTAACTGGGCCAATACCTGACTGGATTAGCACCCTAAACTTTCTCTTCCATCTAGACATATCAAACAACAGTTTTACAGGGGGAATTTCAACTGCCTTAGCGGAGATGCCAATGCTAAAATCAGATAAGATTGCAGCAAAGGCCTTCTTTGAGCTGCCTGTTTATGTTTTCAGTCCATTTATCCAATACATTAATGCTGGTGCATGTCCGAAAGTGCTTAATCTAGCCGTCAATAAATTCGCTGGTGTGATCCCGGGGGAGATGGGCCAATTAACAGCACTTGTTTCACTTAATTTGAGCTACAACAAATTATCAGGAGAGATCCCAGAACCAATCTGCACCCTCACGAATCTGCAGATGCTCGACTTGTCCAGCAATCATCTTACTGGTACAATTCCGGCCGCACTAAACAATCTGCACTTTCTTTCCAAATTCAACATTTCTAATAATGACTTCGAAGGCCATATTCCAACTGCGGGCCAGCTTAGCACGTTTCCAGATTCTAGCTTTGATGGGAACCCAAAATTGTGTGGTCCTATGATTGCAAACCATTGTGATTCAGCAGAAGCGGGTCCAGAGTTCATCAACACCAGCAAAGAGATTGGCCGTAAAGTCACCTTTGCAATCGCCTTTGGTGCTTTCTTTGCAGTAGGAGTCCTATATGATCAGATGGTCTTAGCCAGATATTTTGGCTAAAACCTTGTAACTGCTATCACTGCCCAAACCGTTACGTGATCTCAAGTAGTTCCCAGTTCAGCAAGACCATGTCAGTGGCTCCAGCCCCAGCAAGAACAACATCCCTTGTAAACCTGCTATCTTGAATTAGTGACGTTTCATTGTTGTACTCCATGTAACAGAAACATGATTAGCAAGTGAGCAACGTTAACAGTGAGCATCATTGTACTCCATGTAACTATTTGTTCAGTATTTACTTTGattttttttatcaaagaagggcttcccccttccgattttcattactgaaaaccaacaTCGACCAAAGTATTTGCCAGTATTTACTTTGATACCTATGCATAGGGTGATGAATGTTTCTTTTGGTAGTTGACCAGAGGACATATAATAAGCAAAATCGCCAACGCGCACATAAGCAATCTGCAGTCTGGCAAACTGAAATCTGTAACTATTTGCAGTCCAGCAATCTGCAGTGAAGGAACCTAAAGCTCGATGCAGAAAAACACGCGCTGAGAGAAAAAATTGTGTAACTATTTGCAGACTCGCTTTGCAGTCTAGCCATCTAACTCCAACCCAGGGTCGCAATTATCCAGAGAGGAAAAAAACGCGCTGAGAGAAAAATTCAGAAATGTCAACGAAGCTAGCACTACGATGTGGAATTAAGCAGCTGCTCCCTGGTTTCCATAATACCTCGGTGAAGGGCTCACGGTACGCCGGGCCTTGGTCGAATCTCCCATCCCCTGCCTGCCTGGCCTCCTCGGACCAACGGAGGCGGGACACgagccgccgcacgccgccgtcCTCCAGCGCGCTTAGCGAACCTGGAGCAGCCGGCCCGCCGCCACGCCGGGTCGCCGCGAGTCGCTGCATCCCCCTCGCCGGGGAGCTCCGGGAGGGGGAGGCTTGGTTCGATTTCTGCCTGGCCTCTGGGCTCTGGCCACTGGAAGTGGGACTGCGGGAGCACCAGTGCGGCGGTGCGGCCAAGCCTCGAGACGCCGGCGCACTGAGTTGGGCAGAACTCGACGTTGGGCCTTATGGGTGCAATATTTGGGTTGGCTTGCAGATAACAGTTTGGGCTGGCTTCATCTTGGGCTTCAAATTGGGTGGGCTTAGAGATGCTTCAATGTAGATAAAATTGTACTGCATTCCCCTAAAAAAAGATAAAATTGTACTACATGCCTACAAAAAGATAAAAttatttctcaaaaaaaaagagATAAATTTGTGCATGTCCCTCAAAAAGGAATAAAATTGGATTCTCCAAAAAGGGACAAAATTGTACGTGCTCTTTTTTTGTGGGAAAGGAACTTTCATACTCAAATAGGATGCTTACAATCAGCAGCTACAATGGTAGCAAAACCtctaggcctcctttggtttgttggaatttcataggaattctagaggataagattcttataggattttttttagagccctttggttcataggaatggattcctattcctatataggattggttcctatcctccacatttcataggaaaataaaaatgagcctagactcaatggaaaatttcctttggtgtcaaccaaatgacatctcgtttcctattcctactcatagaatttgagatacatgtcatctcatttcctacaaaattcatattcctacgataatcctatcctatgaaccaaatgaagcctagggcactagtagaaaaagggtcaaacatgaagcacattagtgccggtttgaatttgagccggcactgccggttccaacggctagccgggccgctctcattagtaccggttcgtggcgaacctttagcaccggttcgtgccacgaaccggtactaaagtgagtggtggcaggatgttgtcagtccggggcccctacagcacctttagtaccgggtcgtatcacgaaccggtactaaaggtcgtcctacatagacccttcgtccactcgagctcgctctgttcttcccctttctcctctcctctctgttctttttcctcttcctctcaagctcatcacacattttgcccaagatTAGAAGGCCcgcatccattcaaatgatcaaaaaggttagcaactttttcctttcatctctcattgctagattagctcgtgcaatgctttatatagtgattgatttttgagtttagtaatttaggaggaattatatatatgtgctagtatttgatttatatgcaatctgaggtcaaaaataacacttagtttgcatatgtaggtgtggtttacttagtaccttctaaatctccgtcgtaaccaccgtcgatcgctcgcaacgtcccgtcgccggcaccaccttgtggtgagcctcttgttcatgaagttttatataaaaaattgatgtttgtgtgatttggatatatagttactcgtataattatcttacccatacgttgtttgttatacatagtgacatggttttgatatccgtccccgtcggccctcgtccgggttatgattcggatgtggtatattctcttttaaaactattcattgcatttcatgtttatgacaaattatgcccatcaagttgacataaatatttgtatgtaggaggtagttgaaccagaaattccaaccgaccctattgtcgagaggttaaatttagttgaaagagaaaacgaggatttgaagaaaaaattgaaaagaattgaggggaagaagatggaattggagttgcatgttgccgatgtcgtcgatgatcacaagattaagatggagaaaatgcgcttgaagattagaaagattagaaaatatgccattcatagtgaggcttggtatcattatgctgttggatcaattgttacctcagttgcgatcttgatcgcatttgttgttgcatttaaattctttagctagagagttatttgtttgttgcatttaagtgttgtatgatctttatgtatgaactttatgtattgtattaatttgatgttttcggtgctgtgtattgaagatgagccggcaatggatgtacgatgaccgatgctctcccgagttcattaatggcgtgcgtacttttctgcttgcgactgaggcaaacaagcgagcggatggttttatgcattgtccatgtgctggctgtaagaatggtcacaattactttatgtcaagaaccattcacgtccacctgtttgagtccggtttcatgccccactataatgtttggaccaagcatggagaaagaggggttatgatggaagacaatgaaggagaagaggacgacgacagctatcctggccatgggttccctgaatacgatgatacaacaatgagggaagaagctgagccggtaatgcgggaagaagctgagccggcaatgcgggaagaagcttaagaagaggcatcggatgagcccgttgatgatctaggtcgggctattgccgatgcaaagagaaactgtgcaagtgatttggagaagaagaagttgcagcgcatgttagaggatcacaaaaaattgttgtacccgaattgcgtaggtgacaagaaaaagctgggcaccacactggaattgctgcaatggaaggcagagaatggtgtatctgacaagggatttggaaaattgctagtaatgataaaggatatgcttccaaaggacaacgaattgcccgagagtacgtacgaagtaaagaaggctgtctgccctctagggttagaggtgcagaagatacatgcatgccctaatgattgcatcctctaccgcggtgagtacgaggatttgaacacttgcccggtatgcggtgcattgcgctataagatcagccgcgatgaccctggtgatgtcgagggtgagcgccccaggaagaagattcctgccaagatgatgtggtatgctcctataataccacggttgaaacgtttgtttcaaaacaaagagcatgccaaggcgatgcgatggcacagagaagaccgtaagaaagacggaaagttgagagtacccgctgacgggtcgcagtggagaaaaatcgaaagaaagtacgggaaggagtttgcagatgacgcaaggaatgtatggtttggtctaagcgcagatggcattaatccttttggggagcagagtagcaaccatagcacctggcctgtgactctatgtttatataaccttcctccttggttgtgcatgaagctgaagttcattatgatgccagtgctcatccaaggccctaagcaacccggcaacgacattga containing:
- the LOC125513441 gene encoding receptor-like protein 2 is translated as MHPLSHSHRNGFPVPFFGLALVLLVCLDSPTSSCTDQEKSSLLQLLTGLSSDGGLTASWQIDTDCCTWEGITCNQDRTVTDVSLASRGLKGSISPFLGNLTGLLRLNLSQNSLSGGLPLELVSSSSILVLDVSFNCLTGGLSELPSSTPARPLQVLNISSNFFTGRFPSTTWEVMKSLAVLNASTNSFTGQIPTTPCVSAPSFAVLELSFNQLSGNIPPGLGNCLALKFLCAGYNNLNGTLPDELFKVRSLQYISLPNNRLQGALNGIIKLTNLVTLDLGKNELSGNIPDSIGELKGLEEIHLGHNNMSGELPSALSNCTNLITVDLKANQFSGELTKVNFVSLSKLRKLDLVFNNFTGTIPESIYSCSKLTALRLSYNHFHGQLSEKIGNLKSLRFLSLVNLSLTNITRTLKILESSRSLTTLFIGFNFLHETMPEDGIIDGFENLQVLSMSYCSMSGTIPDWLSKVTNLGMLFLQGNQLTGPIPDWISTLNFLFHLDISNNSFTGGISTALAEMPMLKSDKIAAKAFFELPVYVFSPFIQYINAGACPKVLNLAVNKFAGVIPGEMGQLTALVSLNLSYNKLSGEIPEPICTLTNLQMLDLSSNHLTGTIPAALNNLHFLSKFNISNNDFEGHIPTAGQLSTFPDSSFDGNPKLCGPMIANHCDSAEAGPEFINTSKEIGRKVTFAIAFGAFFAVGVLYDQMVLARYFG